From Microcystis aeruginosa NIES-2549, a single genomic window includes:
- a CDS encoding PEP-CTERM sorting domain-containing protein, translating into MTNQLLKALCLPAVTCAVFSAIPAHAAIFTATYTDTVLFAGGADNVAAGDTAVITYQLDNGGSSLFNQTWTASNIVSVTFNFGNGAHVTTFNPNGGDGLTGDIGSFVTNALGQLTAVPFVWSDESDVNVVSTNSTQTPSSWSLDGSNAVYTTDNLGNLVSLTNVAGNIVAANWTIQPAQTQTTPEPGTVLGLLAVGSLGVLARKRQ; encoded by the coding sequence ATGACTAATCAACTGCTAAAAGCCCTTTGCCTTCCTGCGGTGACTTGTGCCGTTTTCAGTGCCATTCCCGCCCATGCTGCCATTTTTACCGCTACCTATACGGACACTGTTTTATTTGCTGGTGGTGCCGATAACGTTGCTGCTGGTGATACTGCGGTTATTACCTATCAGCTTGACAATGGGGGAAGTTCCCTGTTCAACCAAACATGGACCGCGAGTAACATTGTGAGTGTCACCTTCAATTTTGGTAATGGGGCCCACGTTACCACCTTTAATCCTAATGGTGGTGATGGGTTGACTGGTGATATAGGAAGCTTTGTCACCAATGCCTTAGGACAATTAACGGCTGTTCCTTTCGTATGGTCTGATGAATCTGATGTCAATGTCGTCTCAACCAATTCTACACAAACACCCAGCTCATGGTCCTTGGATGGAAGTAATGCCGTTTACACTACTGATAATTTAGGCAACTTGGTCAGCTTGACCAATGTAGCAGGTAACATCGTTGCTGCTAACTGGACCATTCAACCTGCCCAGACACAGACAACCCCAGAACCAGGCACCGTTTTAGGCTTATTAGCGGTGGGTTCTCTGGGTGTATTGGCTCGCAAACGGCAATAA